A stretch of Amblyraja radiata isolate CabotCenter1 chromosome 6, sAmbRad1.1.pri, whole genome shotgun sequence DNA encodes these proteins:
- the LOC116974164 gene encoding macrophage metalloelastase-like, whose translation MKCFKIPVVIVLLHLALSLSAPVNDTKLFSKNDWDQCRNYLKRFYNMTEPKLRTSDSGIHDKIREMQEFFGLQVTGSLNRDTMEMMEKPRCGVPDTAQLTQSSLRSSRWPQRRITYRIRNYTPDLDRREIDTAIALAFKAWSDVTPLIFVRLNTGVADIMILFAARGHGDGNPFDGSSGTLAHAFFPGSGIGGDAHFDEDERWTLSRAGINLFLVAAHEFGHSLGLGHSNDRSALMFPTYSYVNTNRYRLPADDVRRIQALYGAHEKPKPTQPQPKPTNPSDRCDPQMSFDAITSSRGELWFFKDGTVWRKQPRRPDVTSSPIKNIFPNIQSVDAAFEIKDRDLVILFKGSQYFLIRGLRMLSRYPRSIHSIGFPNSATHIDAALYIKERKKALFFIGEIYWSYNLRRRRMERGYPRRINYDFPGIGNKIDSAFQNSGFLYLSNGPIQYEYDYRNKRVVRVLKTSSWLNCN comes from the exons ATGAAGTGCTTCAAGATCCCCGTTGTCATTGTGTTACTTCATCTTGCGCTTAGTTTAAGTGCACCCGTCAACGATACGAAACTGTTTAGCAAAAACGACTGGGATCAATGCCGG AATTACCTCAAACGATTTTACAACATGACCGAACCCAAATTGAGAACGTCCGACTCCGGGATTCATGATAAGATTAGAGAAATGCAAGAATTCTTTGGTCTGCAAGTGACTGGGAGCTTGAACCGAGACACTATGGAAATGATGGAGAAACCCCGTTGTGGGGTCCCAGATACGGCGCAGCTCACTCAGTCCTCACTCAGAAGTTCTCGGTGGCCGCAGAGGAGAATCACCTACAG AATCAGGAATTACACGCCGGATCTGGACAGACGAGAGATAGACACCGCTATTGCCCTGGCCTTTAAAGCCTGGAGCGATGTTACTCCTCTGATCTTTGTCAGACTGAACACAGGAGTGGCTGATATCATGATATTGTTCGCTGCACGCG GTCACGGGGACGGTAACCCGTTCGATGGCAGCAGTGGGACTCTGGCTCATGCGTTTTTCCCTGGATCGGGCATCGGTGGCGATGCTCACTTTGATGAAGATGAAAGGTGGACATTGTCCAGAGCCG GAATCAACTTGTTCCTCGTTGCGGCTCATGAATTTGGTCATTCACTGGGACTGGGGCACTCGAACGATAGATCTGCTCTTATGTTCCCCACCTATTCGTATGTCAATACCAATAGGTATCGCCTCCCAGCCGACGATGTCAGACGAATCCAGGCCTTGTATG GAGCTCATGAAAAACCAAAACCAACACAACCACAGCCAAAACCAACCAATCCTTCCGATAGATGTGATCCCCAAATGTCATTTGATGCTATTACCAGTTCACGTGGTGAACTCTGGTTCTTTAAAGACGG AACTGTGTGGCGAAAACAACCTCGGCGCCCAGATGTGACATCCAGTCCAATCAAGAATATTTTCCCAAACATTCAGTCAGTTGACGCTGCATTTGAAATAAAGGATAGAGATCTTGTCATTCTCTTCAAAG GATCACAGTACTTTTTAATTAGAGGACTCAGAATGTTATCACGGTATCCCAGGAGCATCCATTCGATTGGATTTCCAAACTCTGCTACACATATCGATGCTGCCCTGTATatcaaggagagaaaaaaagCATTATTCTTTATTGGAGAAATATATTGGAG TTATAATCTGAGGAGAAGACGCATGGAAAGAGGCTACCCAAGAAGAATAAATTATGACTTTCCTGGAATAGGGAATAAAATAGATTCCGCATTTCAAAATTCTG GCTTCCTCTACTTATCGAATGGACCAATACAATATGAATATGACTACAGAAATAAACGGGTTGTTCgtgttttgaaaacatccagctggCTAAATTGTAATTAA